Below is a window of Micromonospora chersina DNA.
GCACCGGCCGGCGACCCGGCGCTCGCCCGGCTCCGCGCCGCCCACGCCGACCTGCTGCGCGGCTGACCGCGCGGCCTCCGACCAGCTCGGGCCGGAGGCCGCGGGCGTACGTCAGTCCCGGCCGCGCTGGGACCGGTAGCGGCGGATCAGCGCGGCCGTGGAGGAGTCCACGTCGCCGAGATCCGGTCCGCTCCCGGTGAGCTTCGGTGCGAGCTGGTTGGCCATCACCTTGCCCAGCTCCACGCCCCACTGGTCGAAGGCGTTGATGTCCCAGACCGCGGCCTCGGTGAACACGATGTGCTCGTAGAGGGCGATGAGCTGGCCCAGCGTCGCGGGGGTCAGCTTCGGCGCGATGATCGACGTGGTCGGGTGGTTGCCCGGCATGACCCGGTGCGGCACCACCTCGGGCGCGGTGCCCTCCGCCTCGACCTGCTCCCGGGTGCGGCCGAAGGCCAGCGCCGCGGTCTGCGCGAAGAAGTTCGACATGAACAGGTCGTGCATGTCGCCCAGGTCGTGGTTGGGCTGGCTGAACGCGATGAAGTCGGCCGGGATCAGCCGGGTGCCCTGGTGGATGAGCTGGTAGAAGGCGTGCTGCCCGTTGGTGCCCGGCTCGCCCCAGAAGATCTCCCCGGTCGGGTACGTGACCGCCCGGCCGTCCCGCGTCACCGACTTGCCGTTGCTCTCCATGGTGAGCTGTTGCAGGTAGGCCGGGAACCGGTGCAGGTACTGCGAGTAGGGCAGCACCGCGTGGGTCTCCGCGCCGAGGAAGTCGGTGTACCAGACGTTGAGCAGGCCCAGCAGCGCCGGCACGTTGCGCGCCACCGGCGTGCTCCGGAAGTGCTCGTCCACGGCGTGGTAGCCGGCCAGCAGCTCCCGGAACCGCGCCGGCCCCACCGCCAGCATCACCGACAGCCCGACCGCCGAGGGCAGCGAGTAGCGCCCGCCCACCCAGTCCCAGAAGCCGAACATGTTCTCCGGGTCGATGCCGAAGTCGCGGACCCGCTGCTCGTTGGTGCTGACCGCCACGAAGTGCCGGGCCACCGCGCTGTCGTCGGCGTCCAGGCCGGCCAGCAGCCAGCGCCGCGCCTGGTCGGCGTTGGCCAGCGTCTCCTGCGTGGAGAACGTCTTCGAGACCACCACGAACAGCGTGCTGGCCGGGTCCAGGTCGGTGGTCTTGTCGTGGATGTCGGTCGGGTCGATGTTGGACACGAACCGGCAGGTGATCCCCGCGTCCCGGTACGCCTTCAGCGCCTCGTACGCCATCACCGGCCCGAGGTCGGAGCCGCCGATGCCGATGTTGACCACCGTGCTGATCCGCTCGCCGGTGTGGCCCCGCCAGGCGCCGGAGCGGACCCGCTCGGCGAAGGCCGACATCCGGTCCAGCACGGCGTGCACGTCGGCGACCACGTCCTGGCCGTCCACGGTGAGCGACGCGTCGCGGGGCAGCCGCAGGGCGGTGTGCAGCACGGCCCGGTCCTCGGTGGAGTTGATGTGCTCCCCGGCGAACATGGCGGCGATCCGGTCGGTCAGCCCGACCCGCTCGGCGAGCGCGGTCAGCAGGCCCAGCGTCTCGTCGGTGACGAGGTTCTTGCTGTAGTCCACGTGCAGGTCGGCGACCTCACCGGTGAGCCGGTCGCCCCGCTGCCCGTCCGCGGCGAACAGCTCCCGCAGGTGCGTGCCGCGCATCGCCTCGGCGTGCTTGCGCAGGGCCTGCCATTCGTCCGTGGTGGTGACGTCCACAGCCATCGGGTCGATCTTCTCCTTCACGACGGGTCTGCCAGCGGGCCGGCGTCGCCCCGCTGCCGGCGACCCCACCAGCCTGCCACCCGGGACGGGTACGCGCGACGCGACCCGACATCGCCCCACCCCTCGGGAGCAGAGAACCGCCGGCGCGACACGTGATTGGGACGCGTGTTCGACACGCCGGTTACGGGCAGACAGCTATCGACTGCGGAAAGTAAGCTCCGGTGCTGCCCGTCCCGGCCAGGAGGTGCCATGACCAGGGTGATCGGCCCACGCCCCCCGTCCGAGCAGGACGACCCGTCCGAGCAGGACGACCCGGCCGAGGAGGCGGGGCTGCCCGAGCTGGAGGACCCGCACTGGATGCACCGGGCCACGGAGTTCGCCCACACCACTTTCTGGTCGGTGGCGCGGCGGCTGCCCGCCCTGGTCCGTGAGGCCCTCGCGCTGGCGTGGCGGACCAGCCGACGGGACACCATCGCCTCGATCGGGCTCAACGTCGCCGCCGGGGTGCTCACCACGCTCGGACTGCTCGCCACCACGGGGGTGCTGCAGCAGCTCTTCGCCGCCGGTCCGACGCCGCAGCGGATCCGCGCGGCGGTGCCCGCCCTGGTGCTGGCCGCGGCGGCGGTCACCGTCCGTGGTGCGCTCACCGTGGCTGCGGGCTGGGCACAGGCCCGGCTCGTTCCGCAGATCAACTACGCGGTCGAGCTGCGGCTCTTCGAGACCACCTCGGCGGTCGAGCTGGCCGCCTTCGACGATGCCGGCTTCGCCGAGGAGATGGATCGGGCCCGGGACCGGGGCCTGGCCGAGGCGGCGTCCATCGTGAACGACACCGTCAACCTGGTCACCGGGGTGGTCGGCGTGGCGGCCACCGCCGTGGCGGTGACGGTGATCCACCCGCTGCTGCTGCCCTGTCTGCTCCTCGCCGCCGCGCCGGAGGCGGTGACGGCGGTGCGGATGGCCCGGCACCAGCACCTCGATTGGCTGGCCCGGATCACCCGGCGGCGACGGAAGTGGATGCTCGCCGACCTGATGGCCGAGCGGCGGACCGCCGCCGAGATCCGCGCCTACCAGATGCGCGAGTTCCTGCTCGCGGAGTTCCACCGGATGATGACTCTGGAGACCCGCGCCGAGCTGCGCCTGGCCCGCTCGCAAATGCTGACCCGTGGGGTCGGCCTGTCGATCACCGGCGTCGCCACCTTCGTCCTGTACGCGGTTCTCGGCGGTCTGTTGCTCACCGGGGTGGTCGTCCTCGCGGCTGCGGCCACCGCCCTGCTGGCACTGCAGTCGGCCCGGGCAGGCCTGCGGACCGCGGTGTTCGCCACCAACTCGCTCTACGAGGACGCCCTCTATTACCAGGACTACCGGAACTTCGTCGACCGGGCCCTCCAACGTGTCCCCGTCGGCGGCACCCGGCCGGTCGACGGCTTCGAGCGGATCGATCTCGACCGGGTGAGCCTCCGCTACCCGGACACCGAGACGGCCGCCGTCGACGAGGTCAGCCTGACCGTCCGCCGCGGCGAGGTGATCGCGCTGGTGGGGGAGAACGGCTCCGGCAAGACCACCCTGGCCAAGCTCATCGCCGGCCTCTACCGGCCCACCGCCGGCGTCATCCGCTGGGACGGCGTGGACACCGCGGAGCTGGACCCCCGGCAGACCGCCGCCCAGGTGGCGGTCATGAGCCAGGACTGGTGGAAGTTCCCGTTCACCGCCCGGCAGAACATCCGGATCGGCCGGCACGACCGGCCCGCCGACCGGCCGGGGCCGAACATCGAGGACGCCGCCCGCGACGCCGCCGCGCACGACATGATCACGGAGCTGCCGTTCGGGTACGACACGCTGCTGGACCGGCAGTTCAAGGACGGGCAGGACCTCTCGGGCGGGCAGTGGCAGCGGCTCGTGGCGGCCCGCGGTCTCTACCGGGACGCCCGGCTGCTGATCTGCGACGAGCCGTCGGCGGCCCTCGACGCGCGGGCCGAGCACGCCCTCTTCCAGCACCTGCGGCGCCACCCCGACCGGGCCGTCGTGCTGATCACACACCGGCTGGCGAACGTCCGGCACGCCGACCGGATCTTCGTGATGGACCACGGCCGGCTGATCCAGCAGGGCGACCACGACGAGTTGATGGCGCAGGAGGGTCTCTACCGGGAGCTGTTCGAGTTGCAGGCGGCCGGCTACCTGGCGCAGGCCGGGGAGGCCGCGGCGGAGAGTTGACCTCGAGCACGCTCGAACTCCTACGGTGACCGCACCGGCCGCCGCCCGGTCAGCGCGGCGTCATCCCAGGGAGCCCACATGCGTTACCGCGTCCTCGGCGGCACCGGCATCCAGGTCAGCGTCCACTGTCTCGGCACCATGATGTTCGGGTCGGTCGGCAACCCCGACCACGACGACTGCGCCCGGATCGTCCACACCGCCCTCGACCGGGGGATCAACTTCGTGGACACCGCCGACATGTACTCGGCGGGCGAGTCGGAGGTGATCGTCGGCAAGGCGCTGCGGGGCCGGCGCGACGACGTGGTCCTGGCCACCAAGGTGCACTTTCCCATGGGGGAGGGACCCAACCGGGGCGGGAACTCGCGACGCTGGATCGTCCGCGCCGTCGAGGACAGCCTGCGCCGCCTGGGCACCGACTGGATCGACCTCTACCAGGTGCACCGGCCCGACCACACCACCGACGTGGAGGAGACCCTCGGGGCGCTCACCGACCTGGTCCGGGCCGGCAAGATCCGGGCGTTCGGCTGCTCGACGTTCCCGGCCGAGGAGATCGTCGAGGCGCAGCACGTCGCGGAGCGGCGGGCGCTCGGCCGGTTCCGCACCGAGCAGCCGCCGTACTCGATCCTGGCGCGCGGGATCGAGCGGGCGGTCCTGCCGGTCTGCCAGCGGTACGGCATGGGCGTGCTGGTGTGGGCCCCGCTCGCCTCCGGCTTCCTGTCCGGCACCTACCGGCGGGGCGCGGCCGTCGACCTCACCGCCGGCCGACCGGCGCGCAACCCGGACCGGTTCGACCCGGCGCTGCCCGGCAACGCCGCCAAGTACGCCGCCGTCGAGGAACTGGTCGCGCTCGCCGAGGAGGTCGGCTGCTCGCTGCCCGAGCTGGCCGTCGCGTTCACCGTGGCGCACCCGGGTGTCACGTCGGCGATCCTCGGGCCGCGCACCATGACCCAGCTGGAGGGGCTGCTCAAGGGCGCGGCGCTGACGCTCGACGACGCGGTGCTGGACCGGATCGACGAGATCGTCCCGCCCGGCACGAACCTCTACCAGCCGGACGGCGTGTGGTCCCCGCCCGCGCTCACCGACGCGTCGCTCCGCCGCCGGCCCCCGGCCGACCGCGCCGCCGCCTGACCGCGGTTGCCGCCGGCGGGGACCGCCTGACCGCACGGTCCGCCGCCGCCCGGCGCCGGCGTGCGCCGGCGGTCGCCGCTGGACCGGGCCGACCGTTGCCGCCGGACGCCGCCCTCGGGCAGGATGCGCGGAATGGCCCGCCCGTCAGTCCGCCGCGCCACCGCCGTCGCGGCCGTGCTCGCCCTGGTCGCCGCCGGCTGCTCCGACCCGGCCACCCGGCCGGCTGCCGCGCCGACACCCACCGGCCCGGTCAGCGCGGCACCGGCCCCGCCGGCCGGCCCGTCGCCCGTGCCGGCCGCCCGGGCCGGACTCGGTGGCCGGCCCAGCCCGAGTGCCCGGCCGTGCACCGTCTTCCCGGCGGACAACGTCTGGCACGCCGACGTCTCCCGGCTGCCCGTGCACCCGCGCTCCGCGGCGATGATCGGCGCGATCGGCGGGGGCGCCACGGTGCACGCCGACTTCGGCTCCGGCCGGTGGGAGGGCGCGCCGATCGGCATCCCGGTCACCGTCGTCCCCGCCGGGCAGCGGCGGGTCCCGGTGACCTTCGGGTACGCCGACGAGAGCGACCCGGGACCGTACCCGGTCCCGCCGGACGCGGCGGTCGAGGGCGGACCGGACGGCACCGGCGACCGGCACGTGATCGTCTGGGACCGGGCGGCCTGCCGGGCGTACGAGCTGTTCGACGCGCACCGGTCCGGCGGCGGCTGGCGGGCCGGCTCGGGAGCGGTCTTCGACCTGCGGTCCAACAGGTTGCGGCGGGCGGGCTGGACGTCGGCCGACGCGTCCGGACTGTC
It encodes the following:
- the pgi gene encoding glucose-6-phosphate isomerase; this encodes MAVDVTTTDEWQALRKHAEAMRGTHLRELFAADGQRGDRLTGEVADLHVDYSKNLVTDETLGLLTALAERVGLTDRIAAMFAGEHINSTEDRAVLHTALRLPRDASLTVDGQDVVADVHAVLDRMSAFAERVRSGAWRGHTGERISTVVNIGIGGSDLGPVMAYEALKAYRDAGITCRFVSNIDPTDIHDKTTDLDPASTLFVVVSKTFSTQETLANADQARRWLLAGLDADDSAVARHFVAVSTNEQRVRDFGIDPENMFGFWDWVGGRYSLPSAVGLSVMLAVGPARFRELLAGYHAVDEHFRSTPVARNVPALLGLLNVWYTDFLGAETHAVLPYSQYLHRFPAYLQQLTMESNGKSVTRDGRAVTYPTGEIFWGEPGTNGQHAFYQLIHQGTRLIPADFIAFSQPNHDLGDMHDLFMSNFFAQTAALAFGRTREQVEAEGTAPEVVPHRVMPGNHPTTSIIAPKLTPATLGQLIALYEHIVFTEAAVWDINAFDQWGVELGKVMANQLAPKLTGSGPDLGDVDSSTAALIRRYRSQRGRD
- a CDS encoding ABC transporter ATP-binding protein, with product MTRVIGPRPPSEQDDPSEQDDPAEEAGLPELEDPHWMHRATEFAHTTFWSVARRLPALVREALALAWRTSRRDTIASIGLNVAAGVLTTLGLLATTGVLQQLFAAGPTPQRIRAAVPALVLAAAAVTVRGALTVAAGWAQARLVPQINYAVELRLFETTSAVELAAFDDAGFAEEMDRARDRGLAEAASIVNDTVNLVTGVVGVAATAVAVTVIHPLLLPCLLLAAAPEAVTAVRMARHQHLDWLARITRRRRKWMLADLMAERRTAAEIRAYQMREFLLAEFHRMMTLETRAELRLARSQMLTRGVGLSITGVATFVLYAVLGGLLLTGVVVLAAAATALLALQSARAGLRTAVFATNSLYEDALYYQDYRNFVDRALQRVPVGGTRPVDGFERIDLDRVSLRYPDTETAAVDEVSLTVRRGEVIALVGENGSGKTTLAKLIAGLYRPTAGVIRWDGVDTAELDPRQTAAQVAVMSQDWWKFPFTARQNIRIGRHDRPADRPGPNIEDAARDAAAHDMITELPFGYDTLLDRQFKDGQDLSGGQWQRLVAARGLYRDARLLICDEPSAALDARAEHALFQHLRRHPDRAVVLITHRLANVRHADRIFVMDHGRLIQQGDHDELMAQEGLYRELFELQAAGYLAQAGEAAAES
- a CDS encoding aldo/keto reductase translates to MRYRVLGGTGIQVSVHCLGTMMFGSVGNPDHDDCARIVHTALDRGINFVDTADMYSAGESEVIVGKALRGRRDDVVLATKVHFPMGEGPNRGGNSRRWIVRAVEDSLRRLGTDWIDLYQVHRPDHTTDVEETLGALTDLVRAGKIRAFGCSTFPAEEIVEAQHVAERRALGRFRTEQPPYSILARGIERAVLPVCQRYGMGVLVWAPLASGFLSGTYRRGAAVDLTAGRPARNPDRFDPALPGNAAKYAAVEELVALAEEVGCSLPELAVAFTVAHPGVTSAILGPRTMTQLEGLLKGAALTLDDAVLDRIDEIVPPGTNLYQPDGVWSPPALTDASLRRRPPADRAAA